The following is a genomic window from Chanos chanos chromosome 1, fChaCha1.1, whole genome shotgun sequence.
gtctgtgtgagtgcGGACTACCAATGGTCTTCTGCCCACAGGATAGATAGGGTTGAACATGACAGGGTGATTCCTCACAAACATCACCACCTCATCAGGAAACTCCTTGGTACTCTGGATATGTGGGGTAAAAGCTCCACCAGggcactagagagagagagagagagagagagaaagaaagagagattattttAGAGAGCAAAGGTCCTAACTGACGTATCACTTATTCTATCTGATATTTCTCTGATTTTTATCACTCTAAAGCACCAACATTATCAGTCTAAATAATTTTATGGCTTGTCCAATCCAAAATGCACCAGCATTGATCAGAGAATTCACGTTATTGCTTAGTCACTAAACTCTGGAGGTAAACATCATACTTTGCCCTAAAGTGCAACAGGGACACATGACGCTAATGGAAAAACTGTGACTCACAGTTCCTGGCCTTGGATAGGGTATTCTTCCCTGGAAGGCCACCCACTGGAAGTTGGGCCCTTCCCTATGGGCAAACGGGCCATTGAAGACAGTGAGGATGTCTGCCATATTGTACACGCACACAGCTGAGCCCTTGAATACAGAgctgaggaaatgaaaaatagatcCCATATTGTGAGCAGGTGATACATCAATACAGGAGCTTCCTGCATAAACATTATATCCACTTAGGATTTGGCTTTTCAGGAGCATCCAAGTCATACAATCTGAGTGGAATATTAGTCAGTCCAACTCCGAGTGGACACCTTTCCCATTTCCCACAAGGATATAATGTGGTTTGGCAGAGAACCTGGAACCCAGACCAGGGCAGCACACTGAAGGGCATTGTTCAGCCACCAAATGCCAAAATGCATCAAGAGGATGAGGGCAGAAACATGTTGTGTGGAGAGGAATAACAAAAGTGCAGACTACCACAAACCTCCTCATATTTGCTTTGGCCACAGTAAGAAACTATGCAGAACCACCTCAGCTCTGTAGCTGAGTAGAGCGGAGATGGAGGGGTTATGGAGCGGAAACTACAATCTAACAGGGTTGGAAAAAAAGTTCCTGCTGTGGTTCAGGACTGCAGACTGCACAGTTACCTTAATTAACCCTGTCTGAAATGAGTAATGCACTCACCAAGATAGTGAGAAATACAGACAACAAGATAATGCATAATGTGTTTATGCTTAAGTAAGGCATAGTTTGTGGGCACTGACATTCAGTTGAGACCAAGTTGCAATACGATACAATAAGATTTCAGAATGGCTCCAGTTAAACAGTTATCATTAATTCCAGTTCAACAGACAGAATATCCACAGAATAGAAGACATGTCACTGATCAGTTTCCTGAATGCAGAAGTCAGTGGAGCATTCTTAAGGTATAATCAGATGCTTATGCAGTCAAGATAGAACTATCAAAGCTATATTTCTTCAGGTCAACAGTGATCctacaaacatgcatgcatacatgaaAGAAACTCTGGAAGTGAAGAGCAGGCTGGCTTGGACTTTACCTCGTGGATGTGAAGACACCAAACACCAGAAGGCCCTTGGGGTGGTCAGTTtccagtaaaaacacattttctggaGGGAGGAACACTAGTCTGCTTAGTGACTTGATATCCATCAGCCAACTTGTTACTTTAGTGCATGATACAGTTCATTACCAGACAAGGAACATGCCTGAATGGACACAGGTGAACATTTGTGGTTGGAAATGTCCACAAAACCAAAAGTGTACAGACCCACAGCCATAAAAACAGATATGACCCAGTtcataatgaatgaaatgggATGGAAACGTGTTGAATGTTAAATAAACATGAGGGATATTTTTTAAGGTTTTAAGCTCTCCTTAATGGACAGTGACACGCATGGAAATGGCTGAGGGTCAGAGCCAGTAAATCGCTGAGAATGCGTTGTAGATAAGGTCTAAACACAGGTGTGAATTATCCATATGTACAGGCACATTTCCATTTTGAACTTACCAAGTTCATCAAAGTGGGTTTCGGTACCATCATCCTCCAGAACTGAGCACACCATACGAGCCTTCAGAAATGTGGTCCATTTGTTGACCAGGCTTCTCTGACCTCCAGTGTCATTCTTTCAACGAGACAGAAACAATGGCtcacacattaaataaaaagacAGTCTCATATGAGGAATGTCCTGTGTAAGCTGAGACCATATTGCACTGCGAGTCTACACACACTTACTGGACACACTCGGGCCACcattgtgtgaatatttttggtGTTTCCACTGTTGTCTGTCAGTCTTTCACGGAAGAAGAAGTAAAGTTTGGCATCGTTTGGGTCTGAGCCATCCGGTATTAACTGGGCATCAATGAAAACTGGCTCTACATTAAAGCAAACAGAGCCGAATGAACAACAAAGGATTAGTTTCACATGAAAGGGCataaaatctgaaaacaaatatcTTCACACTATACTGCGCAGAATTTTTCAATGAATTCTAAAGTGCCCTGCTAAGAAACTTAAAGGACATTGCAAATTCTAACTTACACACAGATTATTGCTGGATGTTTAATTGAGAGAATGGTGTCTGCAAGTGACAAACCAAAACTCACAGCCGATTATTGTTTTCACTCTTCCAATTTAAGAGTCTTCAATGAACTCCTTCCATAGATGTACAGACAGTTCTCACAGAGACATGGTCTTTCATAGACCAGCTTTGTGCTGAGTATCGTAAACCTTTGATAGTATATATAACACATCATCAAACATGTGGacgttttgttgtgtttttacatgttgaTTCTGTCTCACCACTCAGCCATTTGGAGTTGTGCTGGTCAGTTCTTACAGCATTCCTCATGGTCAGGCTTCTGAAAATGGCTGCATCTGTCCCCATGAAGTCAATGTACATGCCAGAGAACAGCTCCTGGTCTGTGGACAAAACCAATAATGTTTCAAAGCTGAGTGAAGCCAAGCCTGGACTAACCTCACAGTCACAAAAGCCCTCAAGTTGTGCAGAACCAGGTGGAGTCTCAGCAccaaaccatttaaagacaaaaatactaaaatatttctaaatattTGTGGCTGCTTTATTGGACTGTTGTGCAAGTTATTCTTGGATAAGAGTCATTCGTTGACTGATGTTAGAATGCCCTGTGTGCCAACGAACCTAATTGAGATCAATatgtgtaaaatgaaataatgaccACTCTATCCCTTGACACTGTGCACTACTAATGACTGACACTCAGGGTTCCAGACTAACCTTTTCCAGAAACTTCCCAGAACTGTCCCAAGACAGTGTGTTAGTCATCCCATTGATCATCCCAAATACaaaattgctttttttcatcattgtttatttatcatttgaAACGTTGGTGCTGCCATGATGCTGtcagttgtttttaaaaaactgtcTTATCTTGGCTACGTATTTTCAAGTCTGTAATTACGGATAGTCCCTTCCCTATTTTTAATCCGCCCTGGGAGGTCAGGCTGGCATTCATCTGAAGCCTTCTCCGTGGCTGCTGACGACTCTGAGCCATGCTCATGTCTCACATGTTTTTCAATGTGCCATCACCCCACCATTTCATCACTCCATTACACTGGGCCCTGTGGTTGGGATTTTGGGCCTGGGGCCAAATGCTGCTCTGATGAAAGCGTGTTGACAGCACCCAGACTGCACGCTGTCACTATAAGGGGTTGTGTGGAGGGAGGAGATTATGGTGTAGATTATGACGTATTTTATCTGGCCCAGACAGAAaagttcttttctctcagactgTCTGAGCTTCTGCACCCTCTTGGGACTGGTGCATATTGCTCCTCGTGTCTTTGCTGCTTGGAGCCTGCTGCAAAAGGCTGTCAGACTCTAGTGTTAGCTGACACAGCATCCATCTCTGGTGTCTCTGAAAAGCAAGTTGTGCGTGCGATTCATGGAGTAGTGGCAGTGTCAACAAGCAATTTGATACTCACAGACCAATGAGAGATCAAAAGCGAGAGCCTAGCTGAGAGACGTGAGCATGCTGACCCATGAGGTCACTGggggaagaggggagggggttgggtTGATCAAGAGATAGGAAGCTATATGCCTCTCTAATAGGAGCTACAGATATAGAGATACGTTGACTTACTGAgcatgacagagacagtgttgaCGCGAGGGTTGAACGAGCACCTTCCCTTCCCAGATTCTCCCTTTGAAGCGATGTGGAAGACTTGCTcctgcaaaacagaaaaaaacacattttacagtaaaatgaacgTGTTCAGGAACATTGGGCTTTTGTTCTTTAGCCATAAATATCAGCCTGTGATCATTCCAAAAGTGCTTAGGaaattttgttcttgttttctctcttttcccctgtttttttgGAGTCACAAACCCTTTGCTTGGCTCTACCCTCGCAGCCCTTCCATATTACATGAAAGAAAAATTTCATAATGGGAGGGAGAAGATATTTCCTCTCAAACTGCTGAAATGCTGTTGCTGTAACTGAGGGCTTTGGATCCTTGCCTCGTCTTCACGGTTTGACAAACCATTCAGAATCTTTAGTGCTCCATAGCAACCGCCAACTCTGCCCTGAACTCCATTCTGGTGCCGGCAAGTCCCAGCCACATTAGGCTGCCCTGACTGAGATATGTGCCCCACTCAACCCAGGGACTTTTTTCAGGAAAGTGAGGTCGCTCCCCATTCTGGCTCAGAATGCTGCATTCACCATGATCTGGGCTGACTGGCATCTCCACAATCGTTTTGAGTTCAAGTGGTGGTACATACACAATGAGTAAACATGCATCAGCTCACACGCAAGTTGTCTGGCTTGTCTGTGGTGGCCTTGCCATACAGTAttaatgatgtgatgtcacACGCATCTATGGGCACAGGGTCAACTGAACTGGCAACCTAGAACTGTCTTGGTTTAAAGCCATAACCACGAACTGGGGGGAGACTAGGGtcagaaaggaaaaacagacgAACTCGCCTTTCAAACAAGAGCAGAATGACAAAGAGCAAAGCTCTGGTCTAAGGAAACTGGCAGAGGCCGCAGGCAGCATTGCTTCTATCAGAGTTTGGCAGGAGCTGTGGACTGCTGTGAGCTTTCAGTCAACGCTCTTCTTCTGGACAGTCAGCTGTGTTCTAGCCCTCCCTACCCAGACCTCTCTAAGATAGCCCCAACTGTTAGGGCAGAATAGACAACAATTTCATTGATGTATGCAGGAATAATTGCCTGTACCTCAAATAATGACACATCTAAAACCTTCTTGGTGGTGTAATGGAAGCGGTAAACTGTAGCCTTACTGATAGTCCCCCCAAAATTCCTTTCAGCATATGAGCTAGTCCATAACACTTCAGTTGTCGTTAATAtgttataaaacaaaacatatggTACAGTTCAAATGATAGAGATGGTAATCGGCTGTGTTATGTGAGACCTGCTGACCTCTGGTCGCCGCCCTCtgttcacatatgcacacactggACTGTAAGCTCCACTCccacagataaacagatgagTTCTGTTGAAAGGTTGGATGACCCGAATGAAGTTTCCACAGCCGTGCtagaatgatggagagagggggagggggagagagagagagagcaagagagagagagtcagtcacaTAACCTCAAGGTGGCGAATATACTAGTGTCTTTAACTCAagatacagaaaaacacattgtcgtatattttgtttgtatgttacaTTATTTGTGATGATGCAGCgaaaaaataaaggaatgaGCGGCAGCCACACTCCCACTGGAAGAATAATTAACTGCTCCCTGGAAAATGTAAGTGGAAATAGAGATTCCAAATAGTTAATCTTTTATTTTAGTACATACTGAAGGCTAATAAAGGTTTAGTTTATAATGGTGCTGAGCTCCAGTTCCATCTCTTTAGTAAAAGAACTCAAGTCTGTTTGTGGTAAAGACCCAGACCAAGGAGGAGTCTGAAGAaattggagagagggaggaaggagatgaggacaggagaggggacGCCCAGGGAACCATTAGGAACTTGGCGAGTCATGGAGAAACGGCAGCTGCAGCAGCTCATGCTCTACAAATCCAGAGAGAACTATTCCAGGAAAACAACAGCACTTCCAACaccatatgtctctctctctctctctctctctctctctctctctcacccatttCTTTACTTTCTGCATCAACACATCTACTCCTGAGCTACACCATATCAATTGTATATGCTTGTGGATCATATTCATAATTAGGCTTACACAAGCTCACTCACTGCTTTAATAACCGGCCGAGGAAAGTATAAAGATACTGGGCGACTCAAAGTTCAAGCTGAGATCATGCTGAGTTCAAGAAAAGGAACTCTAAACATGGCTGAGTTCATCTACAGGACCGACAGAGAAAAGGGACTGATAATTCTCCAAAAATGCTTACCTTGGGCACAAAAAAAGTATGTGGCAATGCATTGCTACCCTCATGACTGCAGACTTTATCTCGAATGAGGAATGGTTATTTACATATCTGGAGGGTAAGTATAACAAACTGACAAAGGCTTTGTCTTAAGACCTACAAATACTGTTTGGGAAAGCATGCATAACGTTTAAACAcagggaacacagagagagagagagagagagagagagagagagagagagagagagagagagagagagagagagagagagagagagagagagagagagagagagagggagagatttcaATGCAGAAATACCTAACAAATATTTGTTGGACCATGTATACCCCGTGaggcacacacagaacagcataaATAACTTCAGTCATGAAGGACGTCTCTCACTCAGAGACAGTAGAGCGGCTGCACTGGCATTGCACTAGAGTCCTGACTAACATCATTCTGTACAATGGCCTCCGTCTCATAGTTTCAGTCTGAGCTCCATTTAATGGAGAAAATGCTCTCTGTAAACTGGGACAACCACTGTCATGAAGATTAATTTGAAGACAGCAACAGGGTATTCATCAAAGTTTGCCATGTTTTATTAGCACAAATTAGAACAATTTGACTGAATAgtaaatataaatgcaaaacaAGGACTTTTGTCAACACCAAAGATAACATTATTATCCAAAGCTGAATGTTATTGAATGCAACCATCCTACTAAATAAGCCATGTCagataaaataattaattaattggtCCAAGTATTTCCTAGCTCTGAAATTCTGAATTCTGAAAGTCTGTTATTAGGCGTACTCTGACAATATCTGCTATGGAGTGTTCTTATGGTGCAGTGCAATAAAATCCTCCTCTCGTCACAAATGTCTTTTAATAGACTTAATTAAGGACAACAGTGAGGTTTCGTTGCACTGATCTCCTAGAGCAACATATCTGCAGCTCCACAGTTGCTCTGAACAGAACTTATTTTGTACAGTAAACAGAGTGACCATGCACCTAAGTGAGTTCCATTGGGTAGTTAATCacaggggaaagagagatggcCCATGAAATCATGCCAAGAGTTAAAAGGTGTCAATGTTCTTACTGTGGGGTCCTTGCCAGCCATCTGGCATTCCTCGATTTTGCTGTTAGATGCAGGCCAAAAGACCTGAggttaagggaaaaaaacaggaaataggATAACACTCAGTTTTGGGCATTGaaactgaaaagtaaaaacatgtTAAGGCATAATATTACCTACATAATATTTACCTCTTTGACCAAGTAGACTCTCAGTATTACTGTGCAACTAAAGACTGGAAAAAAGTGCTTTTAAATGCTTAATTATTAgcattaatgaattaattattaattattaaaggTATTGCAGAGAAATTTAAGAGTGTACTGAAAGCtatgttttaaaattatttaaacaaatttcaCTTTGTGGGTTGTAGGAAAGGAAAAGCCCAAAATCCAACCTAAAACACTTGCAGTTGTTCATAAGAAGAGTTTGAAACCAAAGTGCATTAACACAGTGGAACTAAGGCACCCTTTGAGGTCTCTGTGACTATTTGTACCATGTCATAATGTTTTAAATAGATGTGCCCTCATTCCCCTACAGAGAGGTAAACGTCATCCTGTCTGTTTATTCACACCATGCTTCTTCAGTTATGAGTAACATGCCTCACCTGTGTGCCCCTAGCCAGCAGAAATAATTAAAGTAATGTTTATGTCACCTCTAACTGAAAAGGTTTATGCACCTCGGAGGTGTTGTCTGTTTGGACATAATGCTCAGATTCCAGATGGAGAAATGGCCTCAACTGCTGCCACTACCTGACTGTAGTTTGCATTTTACAAACAAGTAAAGTAGGTTTACAGTGTACTCaatgtgttaaaataaagtgtttcaGTTGAACACTAACCTTGAGTGTGCCATGGGTGATGTTGTTGATGTCCATAGACAGGATGTGGTCTTTGCATCCAACATACATCCGGTCCTGATCCTCATCCATATACAGGATCCTATAGTCCATGGGTTTCTCTGAAAGGCTGTAGTGTTCAAAGGACTGAGAGGCCTGCAGCTctacaatacaaacacacacacacacacacaaacacagattacCTATGCAAACTGATGTGCAgcctgtctcttcatctctctggaACACTGATCATGAGGATTATAGGAAAATATCAGGGTGCAGGCATACTTTTGATGGCTGGtgaataattttacataacccTTAAGTCCCTTTTTTTCTAAATGCTTTGGAAATCACTAATTGTGCTGCAACTAAGCATTACTAAGGTAACCACCTTTCTGTCTTGCCCACAGAAACATTCTCCTATGGAATCCTTAGACAATGAAAGAGAACTCTTCAGCCATACCATCAAAGCCCTTCACCCTGAATGCCAagctcatgaatatttatcatttttctaATCAGTTACCAGAGGCTAAAGAAATGGAGTATGTTGATCCACTCACTCTCCTCCCACTCCTCTTTCAAACTCTTTCCAAACTATCctgctttctttgtttttctcttgtgaTCAGTCAGTGAGTTTGCTAAGCTCTCTTCCAATGGAAAGTCACATTCATATTGTCTTCTGATGCATTCTTTTCAAGTCACAGCATTTTATCATGTATAAAGAGAGCTATGGAGTCTCTCCACTTACTCAGGCCTCTGAATGTCTTAACATGGCTGTGCATTCATCACTGTAGTCCTTGACTGTAAAGCCAAGTCTGTTTTCACTTCAAgcacagagcagtgagacattTCCCACAGTTTTACTACAAAGACGTCCATCTTCACTTACAAATATTCCCACTTCAGTACATCACAGATTTAATGTATGAATGACATACATTAACATATAACAAAGGACATTGCACTAGTTTAaatgaaaaccagagagagagagagagagagagagaaagagagagagagagagagagagagagatgtgaaaccAATACAGTTAAGGAGGAGTTTCACAAACAAGCAATGCTTCAACCTCAGTTTATATCAAGTTTCTCTAaaagctgcagacagagagaattaaagTCTCTCTGAAGATTTGCTTGCTGGAGAGCACTGATTTTACGAGGCCAGGAAACCTCAAGTAAACCTGGGACATACCATGATGGATGAAGTTTTGTCTCCTGATGAAGATTGCTTGGAATGTGGTGTGCATACTTACTTCATACGGCAGTGCTTTTCATTCTGTGCCacagacaaaatattttacatgtttcCTTTACAAACAGCAGGCTTCAATACTAGTTCTGCTGTGCATATGGGCTCTGTTTATCACTTTAGAATCATGGCTTGTTtacacctgcaaacacacatgatAGAACATGTGTACTCCACATctattttccctctttcttttttttgaagagcCCAAATCAGAAAATCAGACACATTCTTGTCCTCTTTCCAGTGTCAAATAAACATGCATTCAACCAGAATGTTATCGTGGATAAAGACCAAGGGGCCATCACAAGATCTTGGCATTTCGTGGATATACAGATATATGCTTCTTCTCTGGAGGATACCATGGTTTCACACCAGCCTTACTTTCACACGAGTCATGACAGACTCCTGGATCAGCATTACAACTGCACATCTGTTGAAGTCCTTTCCCTATAGCACTGTTGGGTGCTGGTGCACCTGTGTCCACTGGGTACGGCAAGGAGATTTAAAAGTCAATCAGATTTATGGTCATTGAGATTTATGAGTTAAGACAAAGATAGCAAAAGATAAGTGACTGTGATAACATTCTGATGTGTTATCATTAAGATCATGGGTCGCTGTTTTGCTCATCCAAAACACGTTACATTACAATCACATTGCATAATCTCATCCCATCAAAATGGATCAGTGTGCTCAAAGCCAAGGGTATGTATTTCCTCATCCAGGTAATCATAAATCCGCCTGACagtatctttcttttttatctttatgtATGTCTGAGCCTTTATTGTACCATATCTCTTTGGTTCTTCTAGACTGTGGAACATTGCCAGTGGTCTTTCAGCAACAATAactaaagattaaaaaaatgaatataattgCATTAAGTACAATTACAGTGTAATGACAGTGTCAAGGAAGAATTTGTTTTCCACGTGCATCACAAAACCTCGAGCTGGACGCATGTGCCGAGCAGGTTTATTAAATCACAATCAAAGATCCAAAACACAAGACAGGCAGAGTTAGTTACACCGAGATCAATCTGCTGTACACAAGGCAAGGAATCAACAACCATAGAAACAGACAACGGTCAGAACAAGGAAATCTAGGTATTACACATTGTTGCAAGTGCACTAAACTGAGAGCGGACTTCACAAGGAGACTAGGAGACACAGAGTGTATGTATACACCGAAGCAAACaagataaatgaacagaaaccaGATGTAACATGGTTATGATTGACTAATTAGTGGAATtaatcagagaaacagaaagctgaGATATGTTTGGCCAACAGAGGGGCTGGTAAGGACAAAGGCATGACAACATGTCAATCACACCATTGTGACAGCAGCAAAGTAGCTTACGTATAGTGTTTGATAGATTACATAAATCAGTGCTGAGGAAAAAACACTATGCTTGGCACTGGATATGTGATTTTGTCACACTCAACCAATGCAAAAGACAGTTTTGCTAGAATCCATAATGAATAAATCCATGAGACCATAATATTCCCTGAGCACATGTGTTTTATTAGTCATGGGTTTGGTCGCATTCCTGCATTGTGAGATTATGAATGGAGATCTAGAGAAATGTCACATGTGCTTACAGAAACCATCCTGTATGAGACTGTTATGGGTGTTGCTGTTTGTCTATAGTTTCATGTGGTTTGAGGGCTGAccgtatgaaaaaaaaaaaaaaaacaataattacagCATGATGTAGTAGCCAGTTCAAGTGGGCCTGTTTTGCTGGTAAGATCATATTCCTAAGAATACAAAGTAAAGACGATATACTTCAAGATGGCACATTGTGGGTGTACATTTTCAGATGAAGTCCTCATGGTTTtctattagaaaaaaaaaaaaaacgtttaaagACAGCAGTGCAGGAAGTGGGCCTCTTCATTATTGATGTGGAAATGTGGTCCTGCCCTCTTGCATCCAGTATTTTGGCATCACTCCCAGGTCCTCTTTGACCATGAGCATTCATTTGTAGGGCCATTGCACAGGTAGTGCTCAAACCACAAGCAATCACCCATATAATGCAGTAAGAGATGTCACAGGACCACACCAGCTCACCCCAGGTGGTTAGGCAGCAAAGCTATTCTCTTTCCATGCAGTTGGTGTTCAGTTTTAAAGAGCAGCCAAGCAGAAGTGGTACAAAGCCTTCTATAGCATTCAGAAATTGCAGGGTCATACATTATTTAACAACAGCAGTGGGTTAGAGTCTTCTCTATGTTCACACTTTTGAAAAGTGAGTATAGATATATGCACATGAAAAATGCAAGTGTGACTCGACATGCAAGACTAACTATCAAAGTCCATACGATTTCCCTGGAACACAAGTTCAGCAGTTTAGAGAGGTGCTGAGGGGTAGTATTCACCTTTAGAAAAATGGATCTACGGATCAGTAATCTGTTCTGGTCAACACACTGTTGCTGCCTGTAGTGATGCCTGATGTTTTGAATTGGGCATGTGAGTACAGCATATATTCACTCTAATAATACATGCCTTAATACAATGATAATATATGTTCTGATGGTCAAACTGTAGGAAATAAGTTGTTCTCTGTAGGGAAAAATTGCATATAATAGATGAGAAGTGTTTTGGATCCTAGGACTAAGTAAGATGAAGAGATCATTGTACCCCTGATTTTCTGTGCTGTATCGCTGCACCCATGTTAGTTTAACTTTGTTTGACTTTCAGAGACTTAATTAAGTTAGGGATACCAGAACTTTTAATTCTATTTTACTCAAATGATAACAGAAACAGCATCATTCATGGTACTGTAATTAAAAATTGTGCAATATGACAGGGATGCTGCACTGTTGATCAGAATTCCCTCTAGCTCTGTCACACCTTCAACTGTAAACCACTCCCTGGAATTATTGGCTTTGCTGTTCATACAAACAGTGATTAATCACTTGGCAAGGTCATAAACAAAGGAGCTTCATCGTTGTTGGAAACTATGTACCCTTTTTTATGAGAGTGATGAGATTGCCGCCTTGTATCAGGTTTAGGGACTTGGAGCCAGTGGTCTGGGGTAAGCGGTTTACTGACATCATCTCTCCACTCTGAATATGCCCCCACCTTTGGGGTGCATCACTCTTGAGTGACATCATTGGGCTGAGCTGGAATATGACACATCAGTCTTCAGTTTATCCAGAATTAGACAACAGAGCAAACATCCAGATGTAGATGTGTACATCCTCTTTGAGAAGGAAGTTAGAGTTGGAGCATTAACTCGTGACTGAGATCTACAGGGTTTTTCCAAGGATTAATGAGTTTCTCCAAATTTGTTGCTCAGAGCTTTACCAGAGCATGTCTCTATTTGGCTGTGGAGCCCAGCGTAGAGGAGATATTCTCTGGATGCTGCTCAAAGTGTATGCCAAGACCTTCAGTCTCCAGTAATGTTGCATAGCTGGGCTGGGCTCCAATTACAGCCCAAGCTTTGCAAACTCTTATTCACTGCCGCCTTTTCTATGGGCACTCCATTTTCTATGTGCACTCCTCCCAAAAAGGCAACAAGAATAAATTTAACATATGCAAATAAGGGCTTTCACCAGTGCACAGCTTATGTCAGGATTATCAGGGGTAGCGTGTGGGCAGAATCCAATCACCAACCACAATAAATATTTA
Proteins encoded in this region:
- the sema3c gene encoding semaphorin-3C → MDEDQDRMYVGCKDHILSMDINNITHGTLKVFWPASNSKIEECQMAGKDPTHGCGNFIRVIQPFNRTHLFICGSGAYSPVCAYVNRGRRPEEQVFHIASKGESGKGRCSFNPRVNTVSVMLNQELFSGMYIDFMGTDAAIFRSLTMRNAVRTDQHNSKWLSEPVFIDAQLIPDGSDPNDAKLYFFFRERLTDNSGNTKNIHTMVARVCPNDTGGQRSLVNKWTTFLKARMVCSVLEDDGTETHFDELENVFLLETDHPKGLLVFGVFTSTSSVFKGSAVCVYNMADILTVFNGPFAHREGPNFQWVAFQGRIPYPRPGTCPGGAFTPHIQSTKEFPDEVVMFVRNHPVMFNPIYPVGRRPLVVRTHTDYKYTSIAVDQVTAADGHYQVLFLGTDKGTVQKVVVLPTNRSLDEDLILEELEVFKGKAAVTNLRISSKKQQLYVSSENGVSQVSLHRCHAYGSACADCCLARDPYCAWDGMSCSRFYPTGKRRSRRQDIMHGNPLTQCRGFNLKAYRNAVEMAQYGVRNNTTFLECLAKSPQASIRWLIQRDNDRRKEVKLSDRVVSTDHGLLIRSVQHSDQGLYYCLATENGFKRTVAKIRLRVLSEALVSTLTEKQHSPWGWAASLHPKALVEAFSPAETLAMQQYCKERKQLQNLSPVRGDLAKLKPLLDRRKSRNRRNNLPEE